In the genome of Gloeotrichia echinulata CP02, one region contains:
- a CDS encoding DUF4276 family protein, with amino-acid sequence MVKEIRIYIEGGGDKKDQKGFIRKGFSKFFNPLVKIACSQKIKWQIIICGTRNNALRDFKNALISHPDAFNVLLVDAEAPVKVQSPWGHLKSRDNWDIPSGVDDSHCHLMVQAMEAWFIADIETLKKFYGQGFKENAIPKNSHVEMIDKDSLEPSLKTATRNTIKGEYQKIKHASKLLELLDVAEVRKASPYCDRLFTTLEKKWLSQPTTSPTSKSLVRVRLPSCAR; translated from the coding sequence ATGGTAAAGGAAATTCGCATCTATATAGAAGGCGGTGGTGATAAAAAAGACCAGAAAGGTTTTATCCGCAAAGGGTTTAGTAAATTTTTCAATCCTCTGGTTAAAATAGCATGTAGTCAGAAAATTAAATGGCAAATTATTATCTGTGGTACCCGTAATAACGCTTTACGTGATTTCAAAAATGCTTTAATATCTCATCCCGATGCTTTTAATGTATTGCTTGTTGATGCAGAAGCACCTGTGAAAGTACAATCACCTTGGGGACATTTGAAGTCTAGGGATAACTGGGATATACCATCAGGAGTGGATGATAGTCATTGCCATTTAATGGTACAAGCAATGGAAGCTTGGTTTATAGCTGACATTGAAACGCTCAAAAAATTTTATGGACAGGGATTTAAAGAAAATGCTATTCCCAAAAATTCTCATGTCGAGATGATTGATAAAGATAGTTTGGAGCCAAGTCTGAAAACTGCGACTCGTAACACTATCAAGGGTGAGTATCAAAAAATAAAACACGCCTCAAAGCTGTTAGAGTTGTTAGACGTGGCTGAGGTTCGCAAGGCTTCACCATACTGCGATCGCCTCTTCACTACACTAGAAAAAAAATGGCTGTCTCAACCAACAACCTCACCGACGAGTAAATCATTGGTCCGCGTCAGACTTCCTTCTTGTGCAAGATGA
- a CDS encoding AAA family ATPase: protein MAGKRFIQKIRLQNFLSYGSEGEEIELQPLNVLIGPNASGKSNLIEALGILRATPTDLPAPFRQGGGVKEFLWKGSQENPVAKIEVTLDYPQRNQNLRYQVSLTSTGQRLELVDESVENEQRYPGEEDVYFYYRYQRGRPVLNINKIDNDGESIRRSLRREDLIPDQSVLSQIKDPDLYPELSYLSTEFSNIGLYRNWQMGRYSEQRNAQKTDLPEHPLLEDGSNLGLVLNNLQHQIGTRKILDKLNKFYDAASELSVRVYGGTVQIFIREEGLIQPIPANRLSDGTLRYLFLMALLLDPTPPPLICIEEPEIGLHPDILPTIAEMLIEASQKTQLILTTHSDTLVSALSEYPESVIVCERDDTGSHLRRLDSQRLKKWLENYTLGELWRMGEIGGNRW from the coding sequence ATGGCAGGAAAAAGATTCATTCAGAAAATTAGGTTACAAAACTTCCTTTCCTATGGAAGTGAGGGCGAAGAAATTGAATTGCAACCACTAAATGTGCTAATTGGTCCGAATGCGTCTGGTAAGTCAAATTTAATAGAAGCGCTGGGAATTTTACGGGCGACACCTACAGATTTACCAGCCCCATTTCGTCAAGGGGGAGGGGTTAAAGAGTTTCTCTGGAAAGGTTCACAAGAAAATCCAGTAGCTAAAATAGAAGTTACGTTAGATTACCCACAAAGAAACCAAAATTTACGTTATCAGGTTAGCTTGACATCAACTGGTCAAAGATTAGAGTTGGTGGATGAATCTGTAGAAAATGAACAACGATATCCAGGGGAAGAAGATGTCTATTTTTACTATCGTTATCAACGGGGTCGTCCGGTTTTAAATATCAACAAAATAGATAATGATGGGGAATCGATTAGACGTTCTCTTCGCCGGGAAGATTTGATTCCCGATCAATCTGTTCTATCTCAAATAAAAGACCCAGATTTGTATCCAGAACTATCTTATCTCAGCACAGAATTTTCTAATATCGGATTATATCGTAACTGGCAAATGGGGCGATATTCCGAACAAAGAAATGCTCAAAAAACCGACTTACCAGAACATCCTCTACTAGAAGACGGGAGTAATCTAGGTCTAGTTTTGAACAATTTACAACATCAAATAGGTACTAGGAAAATTCTGGATAAGCTGAACAAGTTTTATGATGCTGCGTCAGAACTGAGTGTAAGAGTATATGGCGGTACAGTACAGATATTTATTCGTGAAGAGGGTCTGATTCAACCAATTCCCGCAAATCGTTTATCCGATGGGACATTGCGTTATTTATTTTTAATGGCTTTGCTTCTTGACCCAACTCCACCGCCACTTATATGTATTGAAGAACCAGAAATAGGGCTACATCCAGATATTTTACCAACGATAGCAGAAATGCTAATTGAAGCATCTCAGAAAACCCAATTAATTCTGACAACTCACTCTGATACTTTGGTTTCTGCTTTGAGTGAATATCCTGAATCAGTCATAGTTTGTGAACGCGATGATACAGGTTCTCACCTGCGCCGTCTTGATTCCCAGAGACTTAAAAAATGGCTGGAAAACTACACTCTTGGTGAATTATGGCGAATGGGTGAAATTGGGGGGAATCGATGGTAA
- a CDS encoding AI-2E family transporter, whose protein sequence is MQTANKLPRWLSIGLAFPVAILNGWLLLQLVQYFQPLISIFAAAVILAFVLNYPIQFLKQRGVQRNLAIGGVLLLAVVILVALGIILIPLIIEQLNELANILPSWIDSGTQQLQAFQDWALKQQELPINVSGLVTQILDRLSSQIQSFTGKILTFAVDTIGIVLNFLLAVVLTVYMVMNGESLWDGVFQWLPPHIGPKVRQLLREDFHNYFIGQATLGAVLGVTIILAFLALQVPLSLLFGIGIGFFSLFPFGTGIGIGIVSFLVALQNFWLGVEVAGISVAIDQINSNFVAPRILGNLTGLNPVWVVISLLIGAKLGGVLGLLIAIPIASFIKDIADSWRAGEFNQIVEIETETANVVSETTGSYS, encoded by the coding sequence ATGCAAACAGCAAACAAACTACCGCGATGGTTAAGTATCGGATTGGCGTTTCCTGTCGCCATTCTCAATGGTTGGCTATTACTCCAGCTTGTGCAGTATTTTCAACCGTTGATAAGTATTTTTGCTGCCGCTGTGATCCTAGCTTTTGTGTTAAATTATCCAATACAATTTCTCAAGCAACGCGGGGTGCAACGTAACCTCGCTATTGGGGGAGTTTTATTATTGGCTGTAGTAATTTTAGTAGCTTTAGGCATCATCCTCATACCACTGATTATCGAACAGCTCAACGAATTGGCTAATATTTTACCGAGTTGGATTGATTCTGGTACTCAACAGCTGCAAGCCTTCCAAGATTGGGCTTTAAAACAACAAGAACTTCCCATTAATGTAAGTGGCTTAGTCACACAAATTTTAGACCGATTATCCAGTCAAATTCAATCATTTACTGGCAAAATTCTCACATTCGCTGTCGATACCATTGGCATTGTTCTCAACTTCCTGCTGGCGGTGGTGCTGACTGTATATATGGTAATGAATGGTGAAAGTCTCTGGGACGGAGTTTTTCAGTGGCTTCCTCCTCATATCGGTCCAAAAGTCCGACAATTACTGCGAGAGGATTTCCATAATTATTTCATCGGTCAAGCAACATTAGGTGCGGTGTTGGGAGTAACGATAATTTTAGCATTTTTAGCTCTGCAAGTTCCCTTATCACTACTTTTTGGCATCGGGATTGGCTTTTTCTCACTCTTTCCCTTTGGGACTGGTATAGGTATTGGGATAGTCAGTTTTTTAGTGGCGTTGCAAAACTTTTGGTTAGGCGTGGAAGTCGCAGGTATATCTGTAGCAATTGACCAAATAAATTCTAATTTTGTTGCACCGCGTATTTTGGGTAATTTGACTGGGTTAAATCCCGTTTGGGTGGTAATTTCCTTACTGATAGGAGCAAAATTAGGAGGCGTTTTAGGTTTATTAATTGCTATACCCATTGCCAGTTTTATTAAGGATATCGCAGATAGTTGGCGAGCAGGGGAGTTTAATCAAATAGTTGAAATTGAGACAGAGACTGCAAATGTGGTGAGTGAAACCACAGGATCTTACAGTTAA
- a CDS encoding NUDIX hydrolase, translating into MNNQEVHVAIAILYQNDQFLMQLRDNIPTIPSPGCWALFGGHLEQGETPEMAVQREILEEIGYILPHFSFFGCYADEKAVRHVFHAPLLVELNQLVLTEGWDMGLLTAQDIRQGSCYSQNAGEVRPFGLMHQRIMLDFIEKYPKY; encoded by the coding sequence ATGAACAATCAAGAGGTGCATGTAGCGATCGCTATTCTCTACCAGAATGATCAGTTTCTCATGCAACTACGAGACAATATCCCCACAATTCCCTCCCCTGGTTGCTGGGCGCTATTTGGCGGACATCTTGAACAGGGTGAAACGCCAGAGATGGCCGTGCAGCGGGAAATCTTAGAAGAAATCGGCTATATTCTACCACATTTTTCTTTTTTTGGTTGTTATGCCGATGAAAAAGCTGTGCGTCATGTCTTCCATGCACCACTATTGGTGGAATTAAATCAACTGGTGCTGACTGAAGGCTGGGATATGGGTTTATTAACAGCCCAAGATATTCGTCAGGGTAGCTGTTATTCGCAAAACGCCGGGGAAGTGCGGCCTTTTGGTCTGATGCATCAGCGAATTATGCTAGATTTCATTGAGAAATACCCGAAATATTAA
- the folD gene encoding bifunctional methylenetetrahydrofolate dehydrogenase/methenyltetrahydrofolate cyclohydrolase FolD has protein sequence METKTAKLLDGKALAEKIQQKLAQRITELQTQIGRPPGLAVLMVGDNPASAAYVRNKEKACTKVGIVSFGKHFPTQTTQGELEAVIAELNRDERVDGILVQLPLPQHLDAVSLLHQIDPDKDADGLHPVNLGRLVRGEPGLRSCTPYGVMRLLAEYNIPLQGKQAVVVGRSILVGKPMALMLLEADATVTIAHSRSHDLKAITQNADILIPAVGRPGLITADMVKPGAVVVDVGMNRITDASGKSRLVGDVEFESTAGVAEFITPVPGGVGPMTVAILLENTFTSYLRRQGVRS, from the coding sequence ATGGAAACCAAAACTGCAAAACTGCTTGATGGTAAAGCTTTAGCTGAAAAAATTCAGCAAAAATTAGCTCAAAGGATTACAGAATTACAAACACAAATTGGACGCCCCCCTGGTTTAGCTGTGCTGATGGTAGGAGATAATCCAGCATCTGCGGCTTATGTACGCAATAAAGAAAAAGCCTGCACAAAAGTGGGTATTGTGTCCTTTGGTAAGCATTTTCCCACCCAAACCACCCAAGGGGAACTAGAAGCGGTAATTGCGGAACTCAACCGTGATGAACGAGTGGATGGGATTCTTGTACAGTTACCCCTACCGCAACACTTGGACGCTGTTAGCCTATTACATCAAATCGATCCCGATAAAGACGCCGACGGACTCCACCCAGTTAATTTAGGGCGACTGGTACGAGGTGAACCGGGATTACGCAGCTGCACCCCCTATGGTGTAATGCGGCTATTGGCGGAATATAATATTCCCTTGCAAGGAAAACAGGCGGTAGTAGTGGGACGTAGTATTTTAGTTGGTAAGCCCATGGCCTTGATGCTACTGGAAGCTGATGCTACTGTTACCATTGCCCACTCGCGATCGCACGACTTGAAAGCCATCACCCAAAATGCCGATATTTTAATTCCCGCTGTTGGTCGTCCTGGATTGATTACTGCTGACATGGTGAAACCAGGCGCTGTTGTGGTAGATGTGGGGATGAATCGCATTACCGATGCTAGTGGTAAAAGCCGCTTAGTTGGGGATGTCGAATTTGAATCAACTGCTGGTGTGGCAGAATTTATTACTCCAGTTCCTGGGGGTGTAGGTCCGATGACTGTCGCCATTTTGTTGGAAAATACATTTACCAGCTATTTAAGGCGTCAAGGGGTGAGGAGTTAG
- the crtE gene encoding geranylgeranyl diphosphate synthase CrtE, whose translation MVATDKLNKTPEVATFNLSAYLKERQRLCEIALDKAFPIIYPEKIYESMRYSLLAGGKRVRPILCLATCEMTGGTIEMAMPTACALEMIHTMSLIHDDLPAMDNDDYRRGKLTNHKIYGEDVAILAGDGLLAYAFEFVAIHTPKNVPSDQVLQVIARLGRAMGAAGLVGGQVVDLESEGKLDTTLETLNFIHNHKTAALLEASVVCGGILTGVSSEDLQRLTRYAQNIGLAFQIVDDILDITATQEQLGKTAGKDLKAQKVTYPSLWGIEESRIKAQQLIVDACAELDYFGEKSQPLKAIAHFIVSRNH comes from the coding sequence ATGGTAGCAACTGATAAACTTAATAAGACGCCAGAAGTAGCCACGTTTAACCTGTCAGCTTATCTCAAAGAGCGACAACGGCTGTGTGAAATTGCTCTGGATAAGGCATTTCCCATCATTTATCCAGAAAAAATTTACGAATCGATGCGCTACTCCCTATTAGCTGGTGGTAAGCGTGTGCGTCCTATTCTCTGTCTTGCTACCTGTGAAATGACTGGTGGTACTATCGAAATGGCGATGCCAACAGCCTGTGCTTTGGAAATGATCCACACAATGTCATTGATTCACGATGACCTACCGGCGATGGATAATGATGATTATCGGCGCGGTAAGTTGACAAATCACAAGATATATGGTGAAGATGTCGCGATTTTGGCTGGGGATGGTTTGTTGGCTTATGCATTTGAGTTTGTCGCCATTCACACTCCCAAAAATGTCCCCAGTGATCAAGTATTGCAGGTAATTGCTCGTCTGGGACGGGCGATGGGCGCCGCTGGCTTGGTGGGCGGTCAAGTAGTTGATCTAGAATCAGAAGGTAAGTTGGATACAACCCTGGAGACGCTGAATTTTATCCATAACCACAAGACAGCGGCTCTATTAGAGGCTAGTGTTGTTTGTGGGGGAATTTTGACAGGGGTATCATCTGAAGATTTGCAACGGCTGACTCGCTATGCTCAAAATATTGGTCTGGCATTTCAAATTGTGGATGATATCCTAGATATCACTGCGACCCAAGAACAGTTAGGCAAAACCGCAGGTAAAGACCTAAAAGCTCAGAAAGTGACTTATCCCAGTCTTTGGGGTATTGAGGAATCGCGCATCAAAGCCCAACAGCTAATTGTGGACGCTTGTGCAGAATTAGACTATTTTGGAGAAAAATCGCAACCCCTAAAGGCGATCGCTCACTTTATCGTCAGTCGCAATCACTAG
- a CDS encoding divergent PAP2 family protein codes for MQDIGDIIDNRVLMVALAACFIAQGLKLVIELIKNRKLNVRVLVTTGGMPSAHSALVTALAAGVGQTLGWASPDFALATVFAIIVMYDAAGVRQAAGKQARILNQMIDELFDEKHDFSQDRLKELLGHTPVQVIAGAALGITTSWLARILINP; via the coding sequence ATGCAGGACATAGGCGACATCATAGACAACCGGGTGCTGATGGTTGCGCTAGCAGCATGTTTTATTGCTCAAGGTTTGAAGCTCGTGATCGAGCTAATCAAAAACCGCAAGTTAAATGTGCGTGTTTTAGTGACAACCGGAGGTATGCCAAGTGCCCATTCAGCCCTAGTTACCGCTCTAGCCGCTGGTGTAGGACAAACTCTCGGTTGGGCATCTCCTGACTTTGCGCTGGCTACGGTTTTTGCTATCATCGTTATGTATGATGCGGCTGGCGTGCGCCAAGCCGCTGGTAAACAAGCTCGGATTCTCAATCAAATGATTGATGAATTATTTGATGAAAAGCACGATTTTAGCCAAGACCGTCTCAAGGAATTGCTGGGACACACACCAGTTCAGGTAATAGCTGGGGCTGCTTTGGGTATTACCACATCTTGGTTGGCTAGGATATTAATTAATCCATAG
- a CDS encoding MgPME-cyclase complex family protein produces MQTYYYVLASQKFLLQEEPIDEVLKERTRHYHEQEKEIDFWLINQPAFLEAPELAQVKPKIPQPAVAIISTNPQFITWLKLRLEYVSTGEFQAPSDTIPNPLASLAAVS; encoded by the coding sequence ATGCAAACATACTATTACGTTTTAGCCAGTCAAAAATTTCTGTTACAAGAAGAACCAATAGATGAGGTTCTTAAAGAACGTACCCGTCACTACCACGAACAAGAAAAAGAAATTGATTTTTGGTTGATTAACCAACCAGCATTCTTGGAAGCACCTGAGTTAGCGCAGGTAAAACCGAAGATTCCCCAACCAGCAGTAGCGATTATTTCTACCAATCCCCAATTTATTACTTGGCTCAAACTACGATTAGAATACGTCAGCACCGGCGAATTTCAGGCTCCTTCTGACACAATTCCTAATCCTTTAGCATCCCTAGCCGCTGTCAGCTAA
- a CDS encoding Uma2 family endonuclease, with translation MTTLLPHRWTVDDYHCIIASGILAEHRCELIRGEIIDIAPEGPGHAHRCETSARYLERLFGEGWWARQGKPITLSDSEPEPDIAVVKKRDYSQQHPYRF, from the coding sequence ATGACGACTCTGCTACCCCATCGCTGGACTGTCGATGATTATCATTGTATTATTGCATCGGGAATATTGGCAGAACACAGGTGCGAATTAATCCGAGGAGAAATAATTGATATAGCACCTGAAGGACCAGGACACGCACACCGATGTGAAACATCTGCTCGTTACTTGGAGCGGTTATTTGGTGAGGGTTGGTGGGCGCGTCAAGGTAAACCAATCACCCTATCTGACTCAGAGCCAGAACCAGATATTGCTGTTGTGAAAAAGCGAGATTATAGCCAACAGCATCCCTACCGCTTCTAA
- a CDS encoding MerR family DNA-binding transcriptional regulator: MDRYVTISEASQIKGVSIDTLRLWETKGILIPERTIGGHRRYKLSGSSVLSVLNLLKNKFETLAWLR; the protein is encoded by the coding sequence ATGGATAGGTACGTAACAATAAGCGAAGCCTCCCAAATAAAAGGAGTCAGTATAGATACTTTAAGGCTATGGGAAACAAAAGGCATACTTATACCTGAGAGAACTATTGGTGGTCATAGACGTTATAAGCTATCTGGCTCTTCCGTACTTAGCGTGCTGAATTTGTTAAAAAATAAGTTTGAAACCCTTGCGTGGCTCCGATAA
- a CDS encoding SnoaL-like polyketide cyclase: MSATESNSLPLWVQDRDRVIAESTDAQWRYQTPPDYTRSKENLAKESTQNHLEGTLEAIVQNLVRTFEMEVSFKTNPQQWLSVVNDKFRVSTNGGVEYTAADVSAQGTYNLFMADSQHYKASEETFETSAQLFQTTFPQGFPWEVLEVYSGPPNVTFKWRHWGHFNGAYKNYAPTGETIEIIGMSVAKVTEDLKIISLEHYFDNTLFLDKLTSKGDSKGSGCPFGSWFKKVKKI, translated from the coding sequence ATGAGCGCAACAGAATCTAACAGCCTTCCGCTTTGGGTGCAAGATCGCGATCGCGTGATTGCTGAAAGCACTGATGCCCAATGGCGCTATCAGACACCACCAGATTATACCCGTTCCAAAGAAAATCTGGCTAAAGAAAGTACCCAAAATCACCTTGAAGGTACACTAGAAGCGATCGTGCAAAACTTGGTGAGAACCTTCGAGATGGAGGTATCTTTTAAAACTAACCCGCAGCAGTGGTTGTCGGTTGTCAATGACAAGTTTCGCGTCAGCACCAATGGCGGAGTAGAGTACACAGCCGCTGATGTATCCGCCCAAGGTACTTACAATTTATTCATGGCTGATTCCCAGCATTATAAAGCTTCTGAAGAAACCTTTGAAACATCAGCACAACTGTTTCAGACAACATTTCCCCAAGGATTTCCCTGGGAAGTGTTGGAAGTTTACTCCGGTCCACCAAATGTGACATTTAAATGGCGACACTGGGGACATTTTAACGGTGCGTACAAAAATTATGCACCCACTGGAGAGACTATAGAAATCATCGGTATGAGTGTTGCGAAAGTGACCGAGGATTTGAAGATTATTTCCTTGGAACACTACTTTGACAATACCCTGTTTCTCGATAAACTCACATCAAAGGGTGACAGTAAGGGAAGTGGTTGTCCCTTCGGTTCTTGGTTTAAAAAAGTCAAGAAGATTTAA
- a CDS encoding pyridoxine 5'-phosphate synthase, producing MPTLGVNIDHIATIRQARRTVEPDPVAAAVLAELAGADGITVHLREDRRHIQDRDVRILRQTVRTHLNLEMAATDEMVAIALDIKPDYVTLVPEKREEVTTEGGLDILGQVTRIGDIVDKLQNAGIPVSLFIDADPSQIEASVKVQAKFIELHTGQYAEAKDETTRKRELAVLAQGCEQAIKAGLRVNAGHGLTYWNVYPVACFPGMEELNIGHTIISRAALVGIERAVREMKQAIVGNGA from the coding sequence GTGCCTACACTCGGCGTAAATATTGACCATATTGCCACGATTCGCCAAGCCCGGCGCACGGTGGAACCAGACCCCGTAGCAGCGGCGGTCCTAGCAGAATTAGCGGGTGCAGATGGAATTACGGTGCATCTGCGGGAAGATAGACGGCATATCCAAGACAGAGATGTGCGAATCTTAAGACAAACGGTGCGAACTCACTTAAATCTAGAAATGGCTGCTACAGATGAAATGGTAGCGATCGCCCTCGATATTAAACCCGATTATGTGACTTTAGTCCCCGAAAAACGCGAAGAAGTCACCACAGAAGGCGGTTTAGATATCCTTGGGCAAGTTACTAGAATCGGTGACATCGTTGATAAATTGCAGAATGCTGGCATTCCAGTTAGTCTGTTTATTGATGCCGATCCATCACAAATTGAGGCATCTGTCAAGGTGCAGGCCAAGTTTATTGAATTGCACACTGGACAATATGCTGAGGCTAAAGATGAAACAACTCGTAAGCGGGAATTAGCCGTCTTAGCTCAAGGATGTGAGCAAGCGATTAAAGCTGGATTGCGCGTCAATGCTGGACATGGACTCACATACTGGAATGTGTATCCTGTAGCTTGTTTTCCAGGGATGGAAGAACTCAACATTGGTCATACTATCATCAGTCGGGCTGCCTTGGTAGGTATAGAAAGAGCAGTCCGCGAGATGAAACAAGCCATAGTGGGGAATGGGGCATAG
- a CDS encoding ABC transporter permease, with protein MQRYLTVLKLFWSTAIAAEMEYRVNFLLATFSSLGNLTGSLFGLFLFYRTGYTFSGWSWEAALVVVGIFTLLEGFSSTFLAPNLNRIVRHVQEGTLDFVLLKPIRSQFWLSTHTLSPWGLPDLVFGCVIIGYAGRSLGLGISNYLISVVPLCFGLVILYSLWFILGATSIWFVKIYNVTEVLKGFMEAGRYPIVAYPVAYRFFFTFVVPVAFLTTVPAEAMLGRGNITWWIGAGVLAVVLFLVSTWFWAFALRFYTSASS; from the coding sequence ATGCAAAGATATTTGACAGTTCTAAAACTATTTTGGAGTACTGCTATTGCAGCAGAGATGGAGTATCGTGTCAACTTCCTTCTGGCTACCTTCAGCAGCTTGGGTAATCTGACGGGTAGTCTGTTTGGACTATTCTTATTTTACCGCACAGGCTACACTTTTAGTGGTTGGTCATGGGAAGCAGCTTTGGTTGTTGTGGGAATTTTTACCTTACTAGAAGGTTTTTCCTCGACATTTCTCGCCCCAAACCTAAATCGCATTGTTCGCCATGTCCAGGAAGGTACTTTAGATTTTGTACTCCTCAAACCTATCCGCAGTCAATTTTGGCTTTCTACTCATACCCTATCCCCTTGGGGACTCCCGGATTTAGTCTTTGGTTGTGTCATTATTGGCTACGCGGGTAGAAGCCTTGGTTTGGGTATCAGTAATTACTTAATTAGTGTGGTGCCATTGTGTTTTGGCTTAGTAATTCTTTACAGCTTGTGGTTTATACTAGGGGCGACTAGCATCTGGTTCGTGAAAATATACAACGTCACTGAAGTGCTAAAGGGTTTTATGGAAGCGGGGAGATATCCCATAGTAGCTTATCCTGTAGCTTATCGCTTTTTCTTTACCTTCGTTGTGCCGGTGGCTTTTTTAACTACGGTGCCCGCAGAGGCGATGTTGGGACGGGGTAATATCACCTGGTGGATAGGAGCCGGAGTTTTGGCGGTAGTGCTATTTTTGGTTTCTACTTGGTTTTGGGCGTTTGCGTTGCGATTTTATACCAGCGCTTCGAGTTAG
- a CDS encoding VTT domain-containing protein, whose protein sequence is MQDLPQLIKSLGYFGVWAIIFAESGLLIGFFLPGDSLLFTAGFLASVPKSELNIWVLIFGAFVCAVLGDNVGYATGHKFGRKLFQKEDSWLFQKKHLVKTQDFYDKHGKKTIILARFTPIIRTFAPIIAGLGAMHYRTFMSYNLIGGVLWTFAITLLGFFLGKSLPPEQVDKYLLPIIGLIIVVSLLPSIIHIIQENRGKKS, encoded by the coding sequence ATGCAGGATTTACCGCAGCTGATTAAATCATTAGGCTACTTTGGTGTATGGGCAATTATCTTTGCAGAATCTGGCTTGTTGATTGGTTTTTTTCTCCCTGGGGATAGTTTACTGTTTACTGCTGGATTTTTAGCATCTGTGCCTAAATCAGAGCTTAATATTTGGGTGCTGATTTTTGGTGCCTTTGTTTGTGCAGTTCTGGGTGACAATGTTGGCTACGCTACAGGGCACAAATTTGGCCGGAAATTATTTCAAAAGGAAGATTCATGGTTGTTTCAAAAAAAACATTTGGTGAAAACCCAAGATTTTTATGATAAGCATGGTAAAAAAACCATTATTTTAGCCAGGTTTACACCAATTATTAGGACTTTTGCGCCGATAATAGCAGGCTTGGGGGCTATGCATTATCGAACTTTTATGTCTTATAATTTAATCGGCGGAGTTCTGTGGACTTTTGCCATCACTCTGTTAGGGTTTTTCTTAGGTAAATCACTGCCACCAGAACAGGTTGATAAGTATCTATTACCAATAATTGGATTAATTATAGTTGTTTCTTTGCTGCCATCAATAATTCATATAATTCAAGAAAATAGAGGCAAAAAAAGTTAA